Proteins from a single region of Festucalex cinctus isolate MCC-2025b chromosome 19, RoL_Fcin_1.0, whole genome shotgun sequence:
- the lratd2a gene encoding protein LRATD2a produces the protein MGNHMERLSYAEVPTVDPHGVDRDDGPRIGVSYIFSGGEDDEDEPGGGGGDVGDGRAVDGTQSNSNPEETAFDPREDVECAVYKLDECVYEKSRRSSTLEVYSPENLLNKCRAGDLVEFVAGGQYPHWAVYVGDFQVVHLHRAEVKSAFLTDAGRGRRCRIVNDRFKFRAREPDAVVQSALEQVGLKDRELSWRNSEGFAAWCRFGRRELKAGGELHGGGRQQYTLHVLLGDQKYSHALEFHSLEDVIAEKRRGDYLGRTALLRELAAHLRTETGAR, from the exons ATGGGGAACCACATGGAGCGGTTAAGTTACGCCGAAGTTCCGACCGTGGACCCGCACGGTGTGGACCGGGACGACGGCCCTCGCATCGGCGTCTCGTACATTTTCTCCGGCGGGGAAGACGACGAGGACGAGCCGGGAGGAGGTGGTGGTGATGTGGGCGACGGCAGGGCGGTGGACGGGACCCAGTCGAACTCGAACCCGGAAGAAACTGCGTTTGACCCGCGGGAGGATGTGGAGTGCGCCGTGTACAAGCTGGACGAGTGCGTGTACGAGAAGAGCCGCCGTTCGTCCACCTTGGAAGTGTACTCTCCGGAGAACCTGCTCAACAAGTGCCGCGCCGGCGACCTGGTGGAATTCGTGGCCGGCGGCCAGTACCCGCACTGGGCCGTGTACGTGGGCGACTTCCAGGTGGTCCACCTACACCGGGCCGAGGTGAAGAGCGCCTTCCTGACGGACGCCGGCCGGGGGAGACGTTGCCGGATCGTCAACGACCGGTTCAAGTTCCGAGCCCGAGAACCCGACGCGGTGGTGCAGAGCGCCCTGGAGCAG GTGGGCCTGAAGGACCGCGAGCTGAGCTGGCGGAACTCGGAGGGCTTTGCCGCCTGGTGCCGCTTCGGCCGCAGAGAGTTGAAGGCGGGCGGCGAGCTGCACGGCGGCGGCCGCCAACAGTACACGCTGCACGTCCTGCTGGGCGACCAGAAGTACTCGCACGCCCTGGAGTTCCACAGCCTGGAGGACGTGATCGCGGAGAAGAGACGCGGGGACTACCTGGGTCGGACCGCCCTCCTCCGGGAGCTGGCCGCCCACCTGCGGACCGAGACGGGAGCACGCTGA